Genomic window (Candidatus Binataceae bacterium):
CAATCGCTGGCGTTTATTTCTACAGCGTCTTTCGGCAGCATCTCGCCGACGCCGGCATCGTCTTCGTGGTGGTCGCGTGTCTCGGGACGGTGGCAATCGCGTTCGCACCCAAAGCCCGGGCGGGAAATCGCGATGCGCATTTCGCGTGGAACGTAGTCAATTCATTTCATTCCGATTTCGCTGAAGTTTGGCGCGGGTCGACCTTGTACTACACAGTCGTCGGTATCGCCTGGTTCGGATTCCTCGGCTCATTCTTTCTCAACGTTGTGCCGGTGTTCGGAAGGAGCGAACTGCGCCTCAGCGGGGAACGGACCGGACTATTGCTAGCGATGCTTTCGGTTGGAATCGGACTTGGCGCGCTCATTGCCGGCCGCCTTTCCAAAAAGCACGTTGAGATCGGTCTGGTTCCGTTCGGCAGCCTGGGTATCACCTTGTTCTCCCTCATGCTCGCACGCTCCGGTGCGGGACGGCCGATATACCTGCTCGCGATCCCGTCCGATACGGCACTGGATCTGCTCCTGCTCGGATTTTCCGCCGGATTCTTCATCATCCCGCTTAATTCCTTGCTCCAGCAGCAAGCGCCGGCCGGGATGAAAGGGCGTCTACTCGCTTTCGTGAACGTACTGTCATCCAGCGCGGTGCTGATTGCCGCGGTGCTGTCATGGCTGTTGACGGGCCCTTTCGGGATGACGACGCGCCAAGCGACGCTAGTCGTGGCACTGCTAACGCTGGCCGGCAGCATCTACGTGGTCCGAATGCTGCCCGATTTCCTGGTGCGCCTGGTGACGTGGCTGGTTACCAGTACGATTTACAGGATCCGCACGGTGGGCGACGAGAATATCCCGGCCGAAGGAGCATTGTTGGTCGCGAATCACGTCTCGTGGATTGATGCACTTTTGATCGCGGCATCGACCGACCGCATGGTTCGCTTCCTGATGTTCCGCCCATATTACGAGTGGCGCGGACTTAACTGGTTCTTCCGCATGATGCACGTGATCCCGGTCGCTGCGAACGACCCGCCGGAAAAAACCGTGGACTCGCTTGAGCGAGCGCGCCAGGAAATCCGAAGTGGCCATACAGTATGCATCTTCGCCGAGGGCAGCATCACGCGTACAGGCAATCTGCTCAAGTTCAGGCGCGGCCTTGAACGGATCGCGTCGCACGTCGGTTGCGCGATCGTCCCGATCTATCTTGATGGAGTCTGGGGCAGCATCTTCAGCTTCGAGCGAGGACGCTTCCTATTCAAGTTGCCCAAGCGCCTGCTCGAGCCGATCACGGTCTATATCGGGGAGCCGATGCCTTCGACGACCACCGCAAATGAGGTTCGGCAGGCGATACAGCAGCTCTCTGTCGACGCGTTTCGGGCCCACAAAGAATGGCAGGTGCCGTTGCACGTCGGGTTCATCCGCCGCGCGAAGCGGCGGCGACGCAAGATCCTAGCGGCGCAAGCTGACGGCTCGCGAATCAGCTTCGGCACCACGCTCGTACGCGCGATCGCCCTGAGCCGCAGCGTCAGCCAGACTTACACGAACATCGGAGACGAGCGCATCGGCGTCATGATGCCATCCGGCATCGAGGCCATGCTGGCGCATTTCGCGATCTGGTTCGCGGGCCGCATCCCGGTCGATATAGATGCAACAGACTCAGCCGCGACGGTACGCTCGATAATCACGAGTTCGAAGCTGACCGGGATCATCGCCAGCCGCGAGGTTATCAATTCCTGGTCCACCCAATTGTTGCCCGCGCGTCTAATTCCATTCGATGAACTTGCGAAGGTGGCGCGGCGCAGCCGAGTTGTGATGCTCAAAGTCCTGCTCTTCCTGTTGCCAACCCGCCTGATGGCGCACTTCTTAGTGCGCGGCAACATCAGCAACGTCGACCAGGTCGCAACGATTCTGTACTCCTATCCCGATGATCATTCTCAGGCACCGCGGGGTGCGATGCTGACTCATCACAACTTGCTTTCTAACCTCGAGTCCCTGCGCCAGGTCTTTCGGGTTACTAGCCGCGACTGCATTCTCGGAACCGCAACCTTCGCAAACGCGCTGAGTTTCACAGGAACGCTGCTTCTGCCTGCGCTCACCGGAGCAAGTGTCGCCTACGGAGCGAAACTCGTCGCCAGCGATCTGTTAGGGCAGTTCTGCCGCGAGAACCGGGTTACGTTGATTCCGGCGTCGCCAGCGCTGCTTGATCAACTGATCGTCCACGTCTCGTCCGAAGACTTCAGCGATCTGCACCACGTCGCGGTGGGAGGCGCACCTCTCAGTGAACCGTTGCGGGATCGCTTCGCTGCGAAATTTGGCGTCGAGCCGCTCGAAGGCTATGGCTGCCCCGAATGCGCTCCGATCATCACTCTCAACATTCCTGACTACGGGTCGGGTTCGCGTCGCCAGACCGGACGACGTGCCGGTACTGCAGGTCATCCACTGCCGGGAATCTCAATTCGAATCGTCGATCCCGCAACCGGCCGGGAAGTGTCGCAGGGAACCGAAGGGTTCCTGCTGGTGCGCGGCCCTAACGTGATGAAAGGTTACGTCGACAGCGCGGAGTCGCCTACGGGCATGCTCAGCGACGGCTGGTTTCGTACCGGCGAGCGCGCGAGCATCGACAACGACGGTTTCCTCAAAATCGCTCGGCTTGTGGAACAATCGGGATAACTCCTATCGAGGGTGCGCACAACCCATCACAACTCAAGACTTTCGTCCGGGTTAGTGACAGCCTCCCTGGAGGCCGGGATCCTCTTTTGGCTACGTGAGCGCCAACTATCGGGCGCCGACTATGCCTTAAAACGTTGGCACCAAACGTTCGAGAGGGCGTTTAAAATGGATGGCGGTGTGGACAAGTTGATTGAAGGGGGCCCCGCGGCCGAACGACAATACTTAAAGGAGGCAACCCGACGATTCTGAAGGCCCTCACCGACGACGCGTTGAAGTTCTACGTAGCCTCCACGCAGTAGGGCGCGGACGCGCAGAGCAATTCCACGTCGGAACCAACGGAAGTGCGGAGGGCAAAACTCGTCAGGCGAGCCCGAGGTAGCTCTTCGATCGTTCCGACTGCAGCACCCAGCTGCCCTGAAGCGGAAATTTTCTACCGGACTATGTTCCTTCAATCGGCGCGGCGCATCCTGGACAGGCGATCGAAAGTGTCGTCGGTAAAATTTTTCAATCCGCTTGGGTCTAATGGGCGAGGCAATTCGTGGCGAAAAGAGTATCGACCTCTAGGAGCCGCGCGTCTTTTCGCATGTGGCACTTCCAGCCCGCCGCTCTGGCCAGCACCAAGTTTGGAAAACCCAGTTTGCGCTAGAATGCAGGACGATGTAGTTGGGACCTGCCAGCGGCTGAGAAGGACCAATGAAGGCTTGGTGTCAAACTGGGCGGGGAGCTGAAATGAGGGCCCTCACGGCGGACCGAGCGACACCTGCCAGCAAGCTTGGAGCCTTTCGAGGGGCAGAAAGCGGAATCGCACAGCCGCTTCGAATATGCGGCCGTCCCCAAGCAAGCTTCTGTCGCAGTATCAGCTCCTAACCTTCTGCCATCGCACGAAGAATGATGCTCATCTTGCAGGGCTCTCATGCATCGGCATCCGCACTGGATGCACACCGCGAAGTCATGCGATGAGCTGTTCTAGGTCTCCTCTATCTCATCTGTCTCTTCCACCCGTTTGGGACGCAGCGAGAACACACTCAACGTTATTCCGAAGACCAAGGCCAGCCAACCGAAGGTGTCGCCGATTCGGTTGTACACAGTCATTCCCGATCCGATGGGGACTTTCGCTTCCAGGCCGGCGTAGGGTCGCGCTGAGCTGCGTGTCTGGTAGAGCACTCGACCATAAGAATCGCTGATCGTGAGAAGTCCGTCTCGCGCCGCACGGACGACGGAGTAGCCTCCCTCAACTCCGCGCAGAACCGCTACTCGAGAATGCTGCCAAACGCCGCGTCCGAAGTCATATGCGGGCACCAGCATCAACCGCACGTCTCCTCGACCATATTCGCGTCCGAGGCGGGGAAAATCCATGTCTTTGCCGATGGCGATTCCGGTCAAAACACCTTCGACAATTCTCACTATTCTCATATGCCCCGGGACGAACACGCCCTCGACACCGGGGACCAGGTGGCGCTTGGAATAGTCCGCGTCCAGTGCGCCAGGAGGGCTCAACAACCATGCACGATTTTCCTCGTGATCCTGAGCAGCGATAGTTACTCCCACCAGCAGGTAGACCCTGTCGGCCTCACCCAGCTGGTGGAGAGCCTGACGCATCGCTTCGGCCTCAGCCGGGGTGAAGGTAGCGATCTTCTGCGGCAACACTACGACGAGTGCGCCGCGCCGCGCCATGTCGTCAATTCCGGTTTTGTAGGTGGTCCATGGTGGCGCGTCGATGGAGCTGGCCTGAATGTTTTGCGGCGTATCTTCCACTACCAACCCGATTGGTATCTCGTATTGGCGCCGCGCGAGCGCCAATCTTACGAAGCCAAATGCTATCGCCGCGAAGACGAGCGAGCCCGCTACTGCATATGCCCTGCGAAATTGACCCGGCTCCGAGCGTTGGTGCCACGCGATCGCCAGAGTGGACGCGACCAGGTTCACGACGAATACGATGCCGCTGGTTCCCGCGAGCGACGCAATCTGGATGACTGGGATCGCGTTCATTTGGCTGTAGGCGAAGCTTGCCGATGAGCCTTGAGCCGAGAATGAGCTTTCCAACATGTCGAAGCCCGCGGTCAGCGCGGGATACACGAAAATGGAGAGCCAGTGCCGCCAATGAACCACAGCCTGTCGCGCCAAACTGACGGAGATGACAAGGGCGATTGCCCGGCCGAGCGGAACCAGCACCATCAGCATTGGCCCCCCAATCTGGAGGTAGTAACTGGCCCTGCTGATGCTCCCCAGCAGCGACGCGATCACCGCAAGCACCACTGTCTCCCGCAGCGGTGCCGAGAATGACGCCGCGAGCAGAGGTGTCGCTGCAATCCAGGCAATAAGCCAAAACGGATGCAGACTCATCGCGACTGAAATCATGACTCCTGAGCCGATAGCTGCGATAAAGCGTTGGCGGGATGTGTCGAGTGAAGGAAATGTGTCGAGTGAAGGAAATGTCATCGGAGGAGCTACTAAACGGTAGCAGGATTTCCGAAAAAAAAGAGTTTTACCACACTCGCCGGTGGTCGCACCGATGCGGGCCTTCGATAGGAATTCCGCCTTCGGCAACGACCCTGCTCAAGTACCGTTTCAGTTCTCGTTGTATGCGCGGTGGGGCACGCAGCGCACGCTGAGGGTGATCTTCGTGCGCGACCGGTGCGCCGGACAGGGTGAAAATTGACGACAAAAATGATGATACTGCGAGTGCCGTGGAGCGGGGTTGGGCTTGGCTTGCGGAAGAATCTGGATAACTCTTATCCACGGTGCATACAGTCCATCATAACTCAAAACTCGTCCGGGCTAAGTCACAGCCTTCCCCCTGAGGTCGAGATACTCTCTTCGCGACGTTAGCGCCAACTATCGGGCGCCGACTATGCGTTCAAACACTGGCGCCACACGTTCGAGAGGGTGTTTAAAATGGATGGTAGTGGGGACAAGTTGATTGAAGGGCCGCGCGGCCGAAGGACAACGCTTAAAGGAGGCAGTCCGGCGATCCTTCGGCCCTCACCGACCACACGTTAAAGTTCTACGTAGCCTCCACGCAGTGGGGGCGGACGCGCAGAGCAATCCCACGTCAGAACCGACGGAAGTGCGGGAGGCCAGACTCGTCTGGTGAGTTTCCGAGGTAGCTCTTCAATAGTTGCCGACCGCGGCACCCAGCAGTTCTGAAACGGAAATTTTCTACCGGGGTGTGTTCCTTCAATCGGCGCGGCGCATCCTGGACAAGCGATCGAAGGTGTCGTCGGTAAAGTTTTTCAATCCGCTTGGGTCCAATTGGCGAGGCAATTCGTGTCGAAAGAAGCGATTGAGGATGAGACACTAAGAAAAGCGAC
Coding sequences:
- a CDS encoding MFS transporter gives rise to the protein MRSPRFLAFLIAQALGAANDSALLVLFLMTVVSAEARELRYSRLATAIFPIPFLLFSPLAGYLSDRFAKHRVLLWTKCPEVLVMTLATIGFGLSSIRFLFVVLFLSATRIAFFSPAKYGILPEVFEDKDISEANGIVELTTYLAIPAGSIAGVYFYSVFRQHLADAGIVFVVVACLGTVAIAFAPKARAGNRDAHFAWNVVNSFHSDFAEVWRGSTLYYTVVGIAWFGFLGSFFLNVVPVFGRSELRLSGERTGLLLAMLSVGIGLGALIAGRLSKKHVEIGLVPFGSLGITLFSLMLARSGAGRPIYLLAIPSDTALDLLLLGFSAGFFIIPLNSLLQQQAPAGMKGRLLAFVNVLSSSAVLIAAVLSWLLTGPFGMTTRQATLVVALLTLAGSIYVVRMLPDFLVRLVTWLVTSTIYRIRTVGDENIPAEGALLVANHVSWIDALLIAASTDRMVRFLMFRPYYEWRGLNWFFRMMHVIPVAANDPPEKTVDSLERARQEIRSGHTVCIFAEGSITRTGNLLKFRRGLERIASHVGCAIVPIYLDGVWGSIFSFERGRFLFKLPKRLLEPITVYIGEPMPSTTTANEVRQAIQQLSVDAFRAHKEWQVPLHVGFIRRAKRRRRKILAAQADGSRISFGTTLVRAIALSRSVSQTYTNIGDERIGVMMPSGIEAMLAHFAIWFAGRIPVDIDATDSAATVRSIITSSKLTGIIASREVINSWSTQLLPARLIPFDELAKVARRSRVVMLKVLLFLLPTRLMAHFLVRGNISNVDQVATILYSYPDDHSQAPRGAMLTHHNLLSNLESLRQVFRVTSRDCILGTATFANALSFTGTLLLPALTGASVAYGAKLVASDLLGQFCRENRVTLIPASPALLDQLIVHVSSEDFSDLHHVAVGGAPLSEPLRDRFAAKFGVEPLEGYGCPECAPIITLNIPDYGSGSRRQTGRRAGTAGHPLPGISIRIVDPATGREVSQGTEGFLLVRGPNVMKGYVDSAESPTGMLSDGWFRTGERASIDNDGFLKIARLVEQSG
- a CDS encoding nitrilase-related carbon-nitrogen hydrolase, whose amino-acid sequence is MTFPSLDTFPSLDTSRQRFIAAIGSGVMISVAMSLHPFWLIAWIAATPLLAASFSAPLRETVVLAVIASLLGSISRASYYLQIGGPMLMVLVPLGRAIALVISVSLARQAVVHWRHWLSIFVYPALTAGFDMLESSFSAQGSSASFAYSQMNAIPVIQIASLAGTSGIVFVVNLVASTLAIAWHQRSEPGQFRRAYAVAGSLVFAAIAFGFVRLALARRQYEIPIGLVVEDTPQNIQASSIDAPPWTTYKTGIDDMARRGALVVVLPQKIATFTPAEAEAMRQALHQLGEADRVYLLVGVTIAAQDHEENRAWLLSPPGALDADYSKRHLVPGVEGVFVPGHMRIVRIVEGVLTGIAIGKDMDFPRLGREYGRGDVRLMLVPAYDFGRGVWQHSRVAVLRGVEGGYSVVRAARDGLLTISDSYGRVLYQTRSSARPYAGLEAKVPIGSGMTVYNRIGDTFGWLALVFGITLSVFSLRPKRVEETDEIEET